The following proteins come from a genomic window of Methanosarcina sp. MTP4:
- a CDS encoding ATP-grasp domain-containing protein, with protein MIILDHPYVSEFLMDTVAEMQVPVLKNEMSAGISTENAGKKFRLLEEAEFIESVKEQGICPLYSNSENSIDWIAENLAFTGLPEKIEFFKNKVRFRELLERIYPEFRFQAVDFDRLDELRVEEIKKPFIIKPAVGFFSLGVHKVSSDQEWASVLQSIKAEVEEIRDLYPVQVLNVGQFIIEECIEGEEFAVDAYYSGEGKPVILNIFKHIFSSESDVSDRVYFTSKEVIETYREAVEDLLKEIGKLADLRYFPLHIELRIGEDRRIQPIELNPMRFAGWCTTDIAHFAYGINTYRYFLEQLEPDWEKILEGREGKNYCLIVLDKPAGLDLKDVKAFDYEKLLSDFEKPLELRKVDYGKFGFFGFLFAENRAEKWGEIERILNSDLREYIRK; from the coding sequence ATGATAATCCTCGACCACCCCTACGTCTCCGAATTTTTAATGGATACCGTTGCCGAAATGCAGGTCCCTGTTTTGAAAAACGAAATGTCAGCCGGAATAAGCACGGAAAATGCAGGAAAAAAGTTCAGGCTCCTTGAGGAAGCCGAATTTATCGAAAGCGTAAAAGAGCAGGGCATCTGCCCGCTTTATTCCAATTCCGAAAACTCCATTGACTGGATAGCTGAAAACCTGGCTTTTACGGGGCTTCCGGAGAAGATTGAGTTTTTCAAGAACAAGGTAAGGTTCAGGGAACTGCTCGAAAGAATTTATCCAGAGTTCCGCTTCCAGGCTGTGGACTTTGACAGGCTCGACGAGCTCCGGGTTGAGGAGATAAAAAAGCCCTTCATCATAAAGCCCGCAGTCGGGTTTTTCAGCCTCGGGGTGCATAAGGTCTCAAGCGATCAGGAATGGGCTTCCGTCCTGCAGAGCATAAAGGCAGAGGTGGAAGAGATAAGAGACCTCTATCCGGTGCAGGTCCTCAATGTGGGGCAGTTCATTATCGAGGAGTGCATCGAAGGCGAGGAATTTGCGGTTGACGCCTATTATTCAGGCGAAGGAAAGCCTGTTATCCTCAATATCTTCAAGCACATCTTTTCTTCGGAAAGCGACGTCAGCGACAGGGTCTACTTTACTTCGAAAGAGGTGATCGAAACTTACCGGGAAGCTGTTGAAGACCTTTTGAAGGAAATTGGGAAGCTGGCAGACCTGAGGTATTTCCCCCTGCACATCGAACTAAGGATTGGAGAAGACCGCCGGATCCAGCCAATCGAGCTTAACCCCATGCGTTTTGCGGGCTGGTGCACCACGGACATCGCGCACTTCGCCTACGGAATAAACACCTACAGGTACTTCCTGGAACAGCTTGAGCCCGACTGGGAGAAGATTCTCGAAGGCAGGGAAGGGAAAAACTACTGCCTGATCGTGCTGGACAAACCGGCTGGCCTTGATTTGAAGGACGTGAAAGCCTTCGATTACGAAAAGCTGCTTTCCGATTTCGAAAAGCCCCTGGAGCTCAGGAAAGTCGATTATGGGAAATTCGGTTTCTTCGGGTTCCTCTTTGCGGAAAACCGTGCGGAGAAATGGGGAGAGATCGAGAGGATTCTGAACTCGGATTTGAGGGAATATATCCGGAAATGA
- a CDS encoding SDR family NAD(P)-dependent oxidoreductase translates to MMRLKGQTALITGGGRGIGRAVALELAKEGANIVVTARHESEIRETVRMVKQAGVKAMAVQADIRNEEDVWNLVSKTIEKCGRLDILVNNAGIAHRKAIEETSIEEYEEIMDTNVKGLFLCTKHAIPHISKSRNGKIINISSGAGQHGISELSVYSASKFAVNGFTEALASELSGRAMVYCVCPGAVDTEMYRSMFMDIPVLKPEHVAEKVLKLSLPESNVLSGSVIEVYAPPIPQL, encoded by the coding sequence ATGATGAGGTTAAAAGGTCAAACTGCCCTAATAACCGGCGGGGGGAGAGGTATCGGAAGGGCTGTAGCCCTTGAGCTGGCAAAGGAGGGGGCAAACATTGTCGTTACTGCCAGGCACGAGAGTGAAATCCGGGAAACAGTCCGGATGGTGAAGCAGGCCGGAGTTAAAGCAATGGCTGTCCAGGCCGATATCAGAAATGAGGAGGACGTCTGGAATCTGGTCTCAAAGACCATAGAAAAGTGCGGAAGGCTCGATATCCTTGTGAACAATGCGGGGATAGCTCACAGGAAAGCTATTGAGGAAACCTCCATTGAAGAATACGAAGAGATAATGGACACAAACGTGAAGGGGCTTTTCCTTTGCACCAAGCACGCAATCCCCCACATATCAAAGAGCAGGAACGGGAAGATCATCAATATCTCGTCCGGTGCGGGGCAGCACGGGATCTCAGAGCTTTCGGTTTACAGCGCCTCTAAGTTTGCGGTAAACGGCTTCACGGAAGCTCTGGCTTCGGAACTAAGCGGGAGGGCTATGGTCTACTGCGTCTGCCCGGGTGCGGTGGACACTGAGATGTACAGGTCCATGTTTATGGACATCCCGGTACTCAAACCGGAACACGTTGCAGAAAAGGTCCTGAAGCTTTCCCTGCCGGAATCGAATGTGCTCTCGGGGTCCGTAATCGAGGTATATGCGCCGCCGATTCCGCAGCTATAA
- a CDS encoding DMT family transporter, with translation MFFAKKGPHLAVLLGCTFYGMTGLFLVHIRDMPITSIIFYRLFFGLLLIMLFVLGTGRVRELKPGKKKMSLLMQGIFVVVNMFFYFICVKETCVSIAILLEYTAPIYVMLASPFLLKEKIGKENIAALFVAVTGVFLVIRPEGGFSEFELSGSHFIGIASGLFAGMILAAIIMNVRILKTEYSEFPIAFWGTAISCLFMIPFAFESPLSLIVENMPALMSFGMASVGLGGILTTIGFANLESQTGSLLALIEPVAGVFFDVVILGISLSSTTLSGCLLVLIASLIVSFRDSSEFGGVQSDSAEKVESC, from the coding sequence ATGTTTTTTGCGAAAAAAGGACCTCACCTGGCAGTGCTTCTCGGCTGCACCTTCTACGGGATGACCGGGCTTTTCCTGGTGCACATCCGGGACATGCCCATAACTTCCATTATATTTTACAGGTTATTCTTCGGTCTGCTCCTTATCATGCTCTTCGTCCTGGGAACAGGCAGGGTCAGGGAACTTAAACCCGGGAAAAAGAAGATGTCCCTCCTCATGCAGGGCATTTTTGTCGTCGTGAACATGTTTTTCTACTTTATCTGTGTGAAAGAGACCTGTGTTTCCATAGCCATTTTACTTGAATACACGGCTCCCATTTACGTGATGCTTGCATCTCCCTTCTTGCTAAAGGAAAAAATTGGAAAGGAAAACATCGCTGCCCTCTTCGTTGCGGTTACGGGAGTTTTCCTGGTAATCAGGCCCGAGGGCGGGTTTTCGGAGTTTGAGCTTTCAGGCAGCCACTTTATCGGGATTGCTTCAGGGCTTTTTGCGGGGATGATCCTTGCGGCTATCATCATGAACGTGCGGATCCTGAAAACCGAATACTCCGAGTTTCCCATCGCCTTTTGGGGAACTGCAATCAGCTGCCTTTTTATGATACCTTTTGCTTTTGAGTCCCCTCTTTCCCTTATTGTGGAAAATATGCCAGCCCTTATGTCGTTCGGGATGGCTTCCGTGGGGCTTGGAGGGATCCTTACCACCATCGGCTTCGCTAACCTGGAATCCCAGACCGGGAGCCTGCTTGCCCTGATCGAACCGGTTGCAGGGGTCTTTTTCGATGTTGTGATCCTGGGAATTTCCTTATCCTCAACAACACTTTCCGGATGTCTTCTGGTCCTTATAGCATCCTTAATCGTCAGTTTCAGGGATTCCTCGGAGTTTGGTGGGGTACAGTCCGATTCTGCCGAAAAGGTGGAATCCTGTTAA
- a CDS encoding inorganic phosphate transporter, translated as MDLLVIALILAGLYMAWNIGANDLANAMGTSVGTGALSIRQVIIIAAIFEFLGAVFFGKRVTSTIAKGIVPIDMISEVHPNIVVLGMLAAILAAGFWITLATFYNLPVSTSHSIVGSVLGFGLIAAFNGTIAFSDIHWLVLVKIVASWFISPILGAILAYLTFSLVRSLFLHRAADLPLVEKKFISLQVVTACYIAFAHGSNDVANAVGPLTAGLKVLGMAGNEVPIWVLILGGIGMVVGLATWGYKVIETIGSKITELTPTRGFSAQFATATVVLLHSYSSLPISTTHTLVGSVIGVGLAGGIAAVDLGVIWKIISSWIATVPIAALTSALIYVGLEVIWL; from the coding sequence ATGGACTTACTTGTCATTGCACTCATCCTCGCCGGCCTGTACATGGCCTGGAACATAGGAGCAAATGACCTTGCCAACGCTATGGGGACCTCGGTTGGGACCGGCGCGTTATCAATAAGGCAGGTTATTATTATTGCCGCAATCTTCGAGTTTTTAGGGGCGGTCTTTTTCGGAAAAAGAGTAACTTCAACGATTGCCAAAGGAATCGTTCCCATCGATATGATCAGCGAGGTCCACCCGAACATCGTGGTGCTCGGGATGCTTGCCGCAATCCTCGCGGCAGGCTTCTGGATTACCCTTGCAACTTTCTATAACCTTCCTGTTTCTACCAGCCACTCTATTGTCGGCTCCGTACTAGGCTTCGGACTCATTGCAGCTTTCAACGGCACAATCGCTTTTTCGGACATCCACTGGCTCGTTCTTGTCAAAATCGTTGCCAGCTGGTTCATATCTCCAATTCTTGGAGCGATTCTTGCTTACCTGACTTTTTCTCTGGTCCGCAGTTTGTTCCTCCACAGAGCAGCAGACCTCCCTCTCGTTGAGAAAAAATTCATATCCTTACAGGTCGTAACTGCATGCTACATTGCATTTGCGCACGGGTCCAACGACGTGGCAAACGCCGTCGGTCCTCTCACAGCCGGGCTTAAGGTACTTGGGATGGCAGGAAATGAGGTCCCTATCTGGGTGCTTATCCTTGGTGGTATCGGGATGGTAGTCGGGCTTGCCACATGGGGCTACAAGGTCATCGAAACCATCGGGTCAAAAATTACGGAACTCACGCCGACCCGCGGTTTTTCCGCACAGTTTGCGACCGCCACAGTGGTTCTGCTCCACAGTTACAGTTCCCTTCCCATCTCCACTACCCACACCCTCGTGGGCTCCGTCATAGGAGTCGGACTGGCAGGCGGGATTGCAGCCGTAGACCTGGGCGTTATCTGGAAGATAATTTCTTCCTGGATAGCAACCGTCCCCATAGCAGCACTTACATCAGCGCTGATCTATGTGGGGCTTGAGGTGATCTGGTTATGA
- a CDS encoding TIGR00153 family protein — MKDYIRSVLDVVVDSPFVPLEIHAKKGVLAVEKLAEAMDAYCAGDTKRLEELTAEIDKLEHEADIIKQKIRASIPSSVKLPVDKKDLLSFLKQQDSIADYAQTSAYWMTLRPCKNLPDEVKEGFLELTAGALKTAELYNDVIDELYKLLATSFSKEEVKETLTIVPEVEKLEHEVDVLETALLKKIFENEDVIGGPGVCHLIGLVGRIGTIADKSANSADRLRTMILKR; from the coding sequence ATGAAAGATTACATTCGTTCCGTCCTCGACGTGGTCGTAGATTCTCCCTTTGTCCCCCTTGAAATACACGCCAAAAAAGGAGTTCTTGCAGTAGAGAAGCTGGCTGAAGCCATGGATGCCTACTGTGCCGGGGATACAAAACGCCTGGAAGAGCTAACCGCCGAAATTGACAAACTGGAACATGAAGCCGATATTATAAAACAAAAAATCCGGGCAAGTATCCCGTCCTCGGTGAAGCTTCCGGTTGACAAAAAAGACCTCCTGTCCTTCTTAAAACAGCAGGATTCCATTGCCGACTACGCCCAGACCTCAGCTTACTGGATGACCCTGAGACCCTGCAAAAACCTTCCCGATGAAGTAAAAGAGGGTTTTTTAGAACTGACAGCAGGCGCACTTAAAACTGCTGAGCTGTATAACGATGTCATCGATGAGCTGTACAAGCTGCTTGCCACCTCTTTCAGCAAGGAAGAGGTCAAGGAAACTCTGACCATTGTCCCGGAAGTAGAGAAACTTGAACATGAAGTGGATGTGCTGGAAACCGCCCTTTTAAAGAAGATATTCGAAAACGAAGATGTCATAGGAGGCCCGGGCGTCTGCCACCTTATAGGCCTCGTCGGAAGGATAGGCACAATTGCTGACAAGTCCGCCAACTCCGCCGACCGCCTGAGGACAATGATCCTCAAAAGGTAA
- a CDS encoding SDR family oxidoreductase — protein sequence MRLEGQTAIVTGGGRGIGRAICLALAREGANVVIAARTWREIQVAERLVERVGSSSRALAIRTDVRDEADVLHLIEKTIEVFGRLDILVNNAGVAYRKFLADTSPEEYEEIMDTNVKGIFLCTKYALPHLLKRGNGRIINIASAEGKHGVPKLSVYGASKFAVIGLTEALAYEVGGGLQVYAVCPAGVDTEMYSSMFMVEPALKPNNVAKQVTELCLPGTEIPSGSTIEVCKSPVRLV from the coding sequence ATGCGCCTTGAAGGCCAAACAGCAATCGTTACGGGGGGAGGCAGAGGTATCGGAAGAGCCATCTGCCTGGCGCTTGCAAGAGAAGGAGCAAATGTTGTAATTGCGGCAAGGACCTGGAGGGAAATTCAGGTAGCTGAAAGGCTGGTTGAAAGAGTCGGGAGTTCGAGCAGGGCCCTTGCTATAAGGACTGATGTGCGGGATGAAGCCGATGTCCTGCACCTTATCGAAAAAACCATAGAAGTTTTTGGAAGGCTGGACATTCTTGTGAACAATGCGGGAGTTGCTTACAGGAAGTTTCTTGCGGATACTTCTCCCGAAGAATACGAAGAGATAATGGATACGAACGTGAAGGGCATATTTCTCTGCACTAAATACGCTCTTCCCCACCTGCTGAAAAGGGGGAACGGCAGGATCATAAACATTGCTTCAGCGGAAGGAAAACACGGGGTTCCGAAGCTCTCCGTGTACGGAGCCTCAAAATTCGCGGTAATCGGACTCACCGAAGCCCTGGCTTATGAAGTAGGGGGAGGGCTGCAAGTGTATGCGGTTTGCCCGGCCGGGGTGGATACGGAGATGTACAGCTCCATGTTCATGGTCGAACCGGCTCTAAAACCGAACAATGTGGCGAAACAGGTCACTGAACTCTGCCTGCCTGGAACGGAAATTCCATCGGGGTCTACTATAGAGGTCTGCAAGAGTCCTGTCCGGCTGGTCTGA